In one Drosophila pseudoobscura strain MV-25-SWS-2005 chromosome X, UCI_Dpse_MV25, whole genome shotgun sequence genomic region, the following are encoded:
- the LOC117185032 gene encoding uncharacterized protein, translated as MAPRIRASRTTESRRDRGINSYRCRVCRGIHPLRTCHHFLRLSPEKRLRAVLINKYCGNCLAHQHSGQDCRSGGLCRVCGKNHHTLLHIPSSRRPVRSASGASSPSTAPHVKRRPRRPARSASAASSPSTSAHADRRPRLPVSRPVAGPPAPSVDSLLQHRSLIILPTALVVLDTGSKNFETAALIDPCTPVSCIDDSLASAFKLPTTCVGDEKVCTAVIRAKMGDFQLETMLKVEPRVRIRTPIRQLSDSVRARFGDLRLADEQFHRPATISLILGADVYPKVIQPGFLAREDGLPVAQSTVFGWIVSGACTQP; from the coding sequence ATGGCCCCACGGATCCGCGCCAGCCGCACCACGGAGAGCCGGCGTGATCGAGGGATCAACTCGTACCGTTGCCGGGTCTGCCGAGGAATTCATCCGCTACGGACCTGTCACCATTTCCTTCGCCTGAGCCCTGAGAAGAGACTCCGAGCTGTCCTCATTAACAAGTATTGCGGGAACTGCCTGGCCCACCAACACTCCGGCCAGGATTGTCGCAGTGGCGGGCTGTGCCGGGTGTGTGGCAAAAACCACCACACTCTACTCCACATACCCTCGTCTCGTCGTCCAGTCCGCTCGGCCTCAGGAGCATCGTCGCCATCTACAGCGCCCCACGTCAAACGCCGACCTCGGCGTCCAGCCCGCTCAGCCTCGGCTGCATCGTCGCCATCCACGTCGGCCCACGCCGACCGCCGCCCGCGTCTCCCCGTGAGCCGCCCCGTGGCAGGGCCCCCGGCACCATCCGTCGACTCACTTCTACAACATCGAAGCCTCATCATACTCCCGACGGCGCTGGTGGTCTTGGATACgggttccaaaaacttcgagaCGGCGGCGCTCATCGACCCATGCACGCCGGTGAGCTGTATTGACGACTCCTTGGCCAGCGCCTTCAAGTTGCCCACCACTTGTGTGGGGGACGAGAAAGTGTGTACGGCGGTGATCCGCGCCAAAATGGGCGACTTCCAGTTGGAGACGATGCTCAAGGTCGAGCCCCGTGTGCGCATCCGCACGCCTATCCGACAGCTGAGCGATTCCGTGCGGGCGCGTTTCGGTGACCTGAGGCTTGCCGATGAACAATTCCATCGACCGGCGACAATCTCGCTCATCTTGGGAGCAGATGTCTACCCGAAGGTGATCCAGCCCGGGTTCCTTGCGCGTGAGGACGGCCTGCCGGTGGCCCAGAGCACCgtttttggatggatcgtgTCGGGGGCGTGCACCCAGCCATAG